In the Natrinema amylolyticum genome, one interval contains:
- a CDS encoding Lrp/AsnC family transcriptional regulator: MSTLSGNWREAIDDVDAALIDGYQSGFPVEERPFRRVGADLGINESAAIERVRALREAGIVRRFGAVLNPPVIGSSTLAAVQAPADRFEEVAAIVNDYRQVNHNYARDHEWNMWFVVTAGSRAARDDILADIERRTGCDVLNLPMLTDYYIDLEFPVVNGDRFARESLEERLDSSATRISEEAAGDLSALEAELLLEIQDGFPLSATPYRDIAESVGYAVEDVLAAVERLLESGCLKRIGCVINHVVTGFDANCMVVWDVPDESLDEWGERAGGLPYVTLCYNRPRRPEQEWPYNLFTMIHGRDPEAVDAKIDELAADYLPVDHERLYSTETLKQTGARYDDLVGR; the protein is encoded by the coding sequence ATGAGTACCCTGTCGGGGAACTGGCGCGAGGCCATCGACGACGTGGACGCGGCGCTGATCGACGGCTATCAGAGCGGGTTCCCGGTCGAAGAGCGTCCGTTCCGCCGCGTCGGTGCCGATCTCGGAATCAACGAGTCGGCGGCGATCGAGCGCGTCCGCGCCCTGCGGGAGGCCGGTATCGTCCGCCGGTTCGGTGCCGTCCTCAACCCGCCCGTGATCGGCTCGTCGACGCTCGCCGCGGTGCAAGCGCCCGCGGACCGCTTCGAGGAGGTCGCCGCGATCGTCAACGACTACCGGCAGGTCAACCACAACTACGCCCGCGACCACGAGTGGAACATGTGGTTCGTTGTCACCGCCGGCTCCCGGGCCGCTCGCGACGACATTCTGGCCGACATCGAGCGCCGCACCGGCTGTGACGTCCTGAACTTGCCGATGCTGACCGACTACTACATCGATCTCGAGTTTCCCGTCGTCAACGGCGATCGCTTCGCGCGCGAGTCCCTCGAGGAGCGACTGGACTCCTCCGCGACCCGGATCAGCGAGGAAGCGGCGGGCGATCTCTCCGCGCTCGAGGCCGAACTCTTGCTCGAGATTCAGGACGGGTTCCCGCTATCGGCGACGCCGTACCGCGATATCGCGGAGTCAGTCGGCTACGCCGTCGAAGACGTGCTCGCGGCCGTCGAGCGATTGCTCGAGAGTGGCTGTCTCAAGCGCATCGGCTGCGTGATCAACCACGTCGTGACTGGCTTTGACGCCAACTGCATGGTCGTCTGGGACGTGCCCGACGAGTCCCTCGACGAGTGGGGCGAGCGGGCGGGCGGGCTGCCCTACGTTACGCTCTGTTACAATCGGCCCCGCCGACCCGAACAGGAGTGGCCGTATAACCTGTTTACGATGATCCACGGCCGCGATCCGGAGGCCGTCGACGCGAAGATCGACGAACTCGCCGCCGACTACCTCCCCGTCGACCACGAGCGGCTCTACTCGACGGAGACGCTGAAACAGACGGGTGCGCGCTACGACGATCTGGTCGGCCGCTGA
- a CDS encoding Cdc6/Cdc18 family protein: MENGTGTEDGSLEDFWATEDPIFSRKELLDIDLVPNEDRIIGRDSEIKNVASSIHPAVKGQSPRNTLIYGKTGTGKSLVAKHVTRSAQQYSVENGTELGRAYVDCTQTKTETRVVINLAQTLNDPEETGISIPVTGLSTDVYYERFWSILDQRYDVAIIILDEIDKLQDSEILMQLSRAGEAGKLDSCNVGIIAISNKISFKESLDERILSSLQDREFVFPPYDANQLREIMSNREDAFRDGVLLDDVIPLSAAFAAQEHGDARKALDILRNAGELAKDGDAEEVTEEHVRNARERADIDRFSQLLEGQPTQIKASVYALSILAEQHSDREEFATREIYEMYQTITSDSALGIETLSQRRMSDKLDEQVFLDILGRTERVGRGYSSGVTNYYYLLEDPSVVQAVIRNDTRFSELNRT, translated from the coding sequence ATGGAAAACGGCACCGGGACCGAAGACGGGTCCCTCGAGGACTTCTGGGCGACGGAGGACCCGATATTCAGCCGCAAGGAGCTCCTCGACATCGACCTCGTTCCGAACGAGGATCGAATTATCGGCAGAGACAGCGAGATCAAGAACGTCGCCTCGAGCATTCATCCCGCGGTGAAAGGCCAGTCGCCTCGAAACACGCTCATTTACGGGAAAACGGGGACCGGTAAATCGCTCGTCGCGAAACACGTCACCAGAAGCGCCCAACAGTATTCGGTCGAGAACGGGACGGAGCTGGGGAGAGCGTACGTCGACTGTACGCAGACGAAGACCGAAACGCGCGTCGTGATCAATCTGGCTCAAACGCTGAACGATCCGGAAGAGACGGGCATCAGTATCCCCGTCACCGGATTATCGACCGACGTCTACTACGAACGCTTTTGGTCGATTCTCGATCAGCGCTACGACGTCGCGATCATCATTTTGGACGAGATCGACAAACTCCAGGACAGCGAGATCCTCATGCAACTGTCTCGGGCGGGAGAAGCCGGGAAACTGGACTCCTGTAACGTGGGGATCATCGCGATCAGCAACAAAATCTCGTTCAAGGAATCGCTCGACGAGCGGATTCTCAGTAGTCTGCAGGACCGCGAGTTCGTGTTCCCACCGTACGACGCGAACCAACTCCGCGAGATCATGTCGAATCGAGAGGATGCGTTCAGAGACGGCGTCCTTTTGGACGACGTCATCCCACTGAGCGCCGCGTTCGCTGCCCAAGAACACGGCGATGCGAGGAAAGCGTTAGATATCCTCCGGAACGCCGGCGAACTGGCGAAGGACGGAGACGCCGAGGAAGTGACCGAGGAGCACGTACGGAACGCTCGAGAGAGAGCCGATATCGACCGATTTTCCCAGCTTCTCGAGGGGCAACCGACGCAGATCAAGGCGTCCGTCTACGCGCTGTCGATACTCGCGGAGCAACACAGCGACCGAGAAGAGTTCGCCACCCGCGAGATCTACGAGATGTACCAAACGATCACGTCGGATAGCGCTCTCGGGATCGAAACGCTCTCTCAGCGCCGAATGAGCGACAAACTCGACGAACAGGTGTTTCTCGATATTCTCGGGCGGACCGAACGAGTCGGACGCGGGTACAGTAGCGGCGTCACGAATTACTACTACCTATTGGAGGATCCATCCGTCGTACAGGCCGTTATTCGCAACGATACTCGTTTCTCGGAACTCAACCGAACGTAA
- a CDS encoding FAD-binding and (Fe-S)-binding domain-containing protein — MSLEPSADPAADRRANYDYRSDDVDRPALVADLEGIVDCEVRADSYSRELYATDASAYEMTPIAVAFPTSTADVAGILEYCAEREIPVLPRGGGTSLAGQTVNRAVVLDFTRYMNEILEIDPDGHTATVQPGTILGTLDEALDPYDLKFAPDPAWGDKSAIGGAIGNNSTGAHSLKYGKTDAYLEECEAVLADGTVTRFGEVSLEEISERAEPDGDLEGRIYAEVERVIAEDADRIEETYPDLKRNVSGYNLDRLVAEARGEDLPGGEETGEPGTVNLARLLAGSEGTLAIVTEATVSLEPVPETKAVSLLCYPDLHEAMRDVEPILAHDPAAVEVLDDVLIDLARDTAEFGPVTELLPDGTNAVLLVEFYAEDDDHGREQVAGLLADRVPSATPAGEPAEDAPNSDAETLALEALEAYDDAERAKLWKLRKSGLPILLSRTTDEKHISFIEDTAIPPAKLPEFVEAFEEILEKHDTYASFYAHAGPGVLHVRPLVNTKTEVGLEQLHGIADDVTDLVVELGGSVSGEHGDGRARTQWNHKRYGDELWETFQDLKTAFDPDWLLNPGQVVFREDDPTDLREHLRFDPDYEFDAGFEPALEWENDNGMQGMVELCHGCGGCRGEQETTGGVMCPTYRASREEITATRGRANALRQAMSGDLDPDEAVSDEFVEEVMGLCIGCKGCAIDCPSEVDMAKLKAEVTHEYHQRNGATLRDRLFANVATLSKWGSQLAPLSNALPKLPGARKALEVTLGIDSDRPLPTFHAKTFRDWFHERGGARVREADAIRKVVLYPDTYTNYSHPDAGKAAVRVLEAAGVHVAVPDDLGDTGRPAFSKGFLEKAGDAARENVNALAPRVADGWDVVVIEPSDAVMFQGDYLDLLSTEAAETLADATYGVCEYVDTFRLDEEIAFDERAATDDLVYHGHCHQKSVAKDHHAVGVLRRAGYAVDPLDSGCCGMAGSFGYESEHASMSDAIASILYEQVDDSEGDRVVAPGASCRTQLENRPDAPAEPPTPIEVVAEALE, encoded by the coding sequence ATGTCCCTGGAGCCGAGCGCTGACCCGGCCGCCGACCGGCGAGCGAACTACGACTATCGGAGCGACGACGTCGATCGCCCGGCCCTGGTCGCGGACCTCGAGGGGATCGTCGACTGCGAGGTCCGCGCCGACTCCTACTCCCGCGAACTGTACGCGACCGACGCGAGCGCCTACGAGATGACGCCGATCGCCGTCGCCTTCCCGACGTCGACGGCCGACGTGGCGGGGATCCTCGAGTACTGTGCGGAGCGGGAGATCCCGGTCCTCCCGCGGGGCGGCGGGACGAGCCTCGCCGGCCAGACGGTCAATCGGGCCGTCGTGCTCGACTTCACGCGGTACATGAACGAGATCCTCGAGATCGATCCGGACGGCCACACGGCGACGGTCCAGCCCGGGACGATCCTCGGGACGCTGGACGAGGCTCTCGACCCGTACGACCTCAAGTTCGCCCCCGACCCAGCCTGGGGCGACAAGAGCGCCATCGGTGGCGCGATCGGGAACAACTCGACCGGCGCACACTCCCTGAAGTACGGCAAGACCGACGCCTATCTCGAGGAGTGCGAGGCCGTCCTCGCCGACGGCACCGTCACTCGCTTCGGCGAGGTCAGCCTCGAGGAGATTTCTGAGCGGGCTGAGCCCGATGGCGACCTCGAGGGACGGATCTACGCCGAAGTCGAGCGCGTCATCGCGGAGGACGCGGACCGCATCGAGGAAACGTATCCCGATCTCAAACGGAACGTCTCCGGATACAACCTCGACCGGCTCGTCGCCGAGGCCCGCGGCGAGGACTTGCCAGGTGGTGAAGAGACCGGTGAGCCCGGAACGGTCAATCTCGCGCGGCTGCTGGCCGGCAGCGAGGGCACCCTCGCGATCGTCACCGAGGCCACCGTCTCGCTCGAGCCGGTGCCCGAGACGAAGGCCGTCTCCCTGCTCTGCTATCCCGATCTCCACGAGGCGATGCGGGACGTCGAGCCGATCCTCGCACACGACCCCGCCGCCGTCGAGGTGTTAGACGACGTACTGATCGATCTGGCCCGCGACACCGCGGAGTTCGGCCCGGTCACCGAGCTGCTCCCCGACGGGACGAACGCCGTCCTGCTCGTCGAGTTCTACGCCGAGGACGACGACCACGGCAGGGAGCAGGTCGCCGGCCTGCTCGCCGACCGCGTGCCGTCGGCGACGCCCGCAGGGGAGCCGGCCGAAGACGCCCCGAACAGTGACGCCGAGACCCTCGCGCTCGAGGCCCTGGAGGCCTACGACGACGCCGAGCGTGCGAAGCTCTGGAAGCTCCGCAAGTCCGGCCTGCCGATCTTGCTCTCGCGGACGACCGACGAGAAGCATATCTCCTTCATCGAGGACACCGCGATCCCGCCCGCGAAGCTCCCCGAGTTCGTCGAGGCGTTCGAAGAGATCCTCGAGAAACACGACACTTACGCCAGTTTCTACGCGCACGCCGGGCCCGGGGTCCTCCACGTCCGGCCGCTCGTGAACACGAAGACCGAAGTGGGCCTCGAGCAACTCCACGGGATCGCGGACGACGTGACGGACCTCGTGGTCGAATTAGGGGGCTCCGTCTCGGGCGAGCACGGCGACGGCCGCGCCCGCACCCAGTGGAATCACAAACGCTACGGCGACGAACTCTGGGAGACGTTTCAGGACCTCAAAACGGCGTTCGATCCCGACTGGCTCCTGAACCCGGGACAGGTCGTCTTCCGCGAGGATGATCCCACTGATCTGCGGGAGCACCTGCGGTTCGATCCCGACTACGAGTTCGACGCGGGCTTCGAGCCCGCGCTCGAGTGGGAGAACGACAACGGCATGCAGGGCATGGTCGAGCTCTGTCACGGCTGTGGGGGCTGTCGCGGCGAACAGGAGACCACGGGCGGCGTGATGTGTCCGACCTACCGCGCGAGTCGGGAGGAGATCACGGCGACTCGAGGTCGGGCGAACGCGCTCCGACAGGCCATGAGCGGCGACTTGGATCCCGACGAGGCCGTCTCCGACGAGTTCGTCGAGGAGGTGATGGGGCTGTGTATCGGCTGTAAGGGCTGTGCCATCGACTGTCCGAGCGAGGTCGACATGGCGAAGCTCAAGGCCGAGGTCACCCACGAGTACCACCAGCGCAACGGCGCGACGCTCCGGGATCGGCTCTTCGCCAACGTCGCGACTCTCTCGAAGTGGGGGAGCCAGCTCGCCCCGCTGTCGAACGCCCTGCCGAAGCTGCCGGGCGCGCGCAAGGCGCTCGAAGTGACCCTCGGGATCGATTCCGATCGACCGCTGCCGACGTTCCATGCGAAGACCTTCCGTGATTGGTTCCACGAGCGCGGCGGCGCGCGCGTCAGAGAGGCCGACGCCATCCGAAAGGTCGTCCTCTACCCCGACACCTACACCAACTACAGCCACCCCGACGCCGGGAAGGCGGCCGTCCGCGTGCTCGAGGCCGCCGGCGTCCACGTCGCCGTCCCCGACGATCTCGGCGATACGGGTCGACCGGCGTTCTCGAAGGGCTTTCTGGAGAAGGCGGGAGACGCGGCCCGCGAAAACGTCAACGCGCTCGCGCCGCGGGTCGCCGACGGTTGGGACGTGGTCGTCATCGAGCCCTCCGACGCGGTCATGTTCCAGGGCGATTACCTCGATCTGCTCTCGACCGAGGCCGCCGAGACGCTCGCCGATGCCACCTACGGCGTCTGCGAGTACGTCGACACCTTCCGACTGGACGAGGAGATCGCGTTCGACGAGCGCGCGGCGACCGACGACCTGGTCTATCACGGCCACTGCCACCAGAAGTCGGTCGCGAAGGACCACCACGCCGTCGGCGTGCTCCGACGGGCCGGCTACGCCGTCGATCCGCTCGATTCAGGCTGCTGTGGGATGGCCGGCAGTTTCGGCTACGAGTCCGAACACGCCTCGATGAGCGACGCCATCGCCTCGATCCTCTACGAGCAGGTCGACGACAGCGAGGGCGACCGCGTCGTCGCCCCCGGCGCCTCCTGTCGCACCCAACTCGAGAACAGACCCGACGCCCCAGCGGAGCCGCCGACGCCGATCGAAGTCGTGGCCGAGGCGCTCGAGTAA
- a CDS encoding 3-hydroxyacyl-CoA dehydrogenase family protein, translating into MQVTVLGAGSMGHGIAQVSAMAGHDVILRDIEEEFVDNGLEGIRENLQGGVDRDKLSEEEMEETLERIEGTTDLADAVADADLVVEAVPEDMDLKQEVFADVEDAADEETVIASNTSSLSVTEMASALEHPERAVGLHFFNPPHIMDLVEIVIAEQTDDRTEAFAVDYVQGLEKEDVVVRDTAGFATSRLGLALGLEAIRMVEQGVASPADIDEGMEIGYGHPMGPLELTDHVGLDVRLHIAEYLREELGERFKPPQSLRRKVRAGNLGKKTGEGYYVWEDGERVGMSGEWGDDA; encoded by the coding sequence ATGCAAGTCACCGTACTGGGAGCCGGCAGTATGGGCCACGGAATCGCACAGGTCTCCGCCATGGCGGGCCACGACGTGATCCTCCGGGACATTGAGGAGGAGTTCGTTGATAACGGCCTCGAGGGGATCCGCGAGAACCTGCAGGGCGGCGTCGATCGGGACAAACTCAGCGAGGAAGAGATGGAGGAAACCCTCGAGCGAATCGAGGGGACGACCGACCTCGCGGACGCGGTCGCGGACGCCGACCTGGTCGTCGAAGCGGTACCGGAGGACATGGACCTCAAACAGGAGGTCTTCGCGGACGTCGAGGACGCCGCAGACGAGGAGACGGTGATCGCCTCGAACACCTCCTCGCTGTCGGTGACCGAGATGGCCAGCGCGCTCGAGCACCCCGAGCGCGCCGTCGGCCTCCACTTCTTCAACCCGCCCCACATCATGGACCTCGTCGAGATCGTCATCGCCGAGCAGACCGACGACCGCACCGAGGCGTTCGCCGTCGATTACGTGCAGGGCCTCGAGAAGGAGGACGTCGTCGTCCGGGACACGGCCGGCTTCGCCACGTCGCGACTCGGGCTGGCGCTGGGCCTCGAGGCGATCCGGATGGTCGAGCAGGGCGTCGCCAGCCCGGCCGACATCGACGAAGGGATGGAGATTGGCTACGGGCATCCGATGGGGCCGCTCGAGCTGACCGACCACGTCGGGCTGGACGTGCGCCTGCACATCGCGGAATACCTCCGCGAAGAACTCGGCGAGCGGTTCAAACCGCCGCAGTCCCTGCGCCGGAAGGTCCGCGCGGGCAACCTCGGCAAGAAGACCGGCGAGGGCTACTACGTCTGGGAAGACGGCGAGCGCGTCGGCATGAGCGGCGAGTGGGGCGACGACGCGTAA
- a CDS encoding thiolase family protein, producing the protein MSDRQPVIVQAVRTPQGKHGGVYADTGSEELSVPLVNEMLERTGLSGAAVDDIRWGCAKQVNEQSNNIARVIALLSDLGEEVPGTTIDRLCASSAEAIMSASDAIRAGQRDVIVAGGVENMSRNERRKGIDSYAGIAEQYDAAGLAMGQTAETVAEEFDIGRDEQDEYGARSQQRAVEATEAGTFDEEIVPIETADGTVTEDEGLRPGTTKEKIAGLPPAFREDGTVTAANASQVSDGAAGVLITSREFAEERGLEIMAEIEDHNVAGVDPTVMGIGPVPAVRGIWERNGRDADDYDLVELNEAFASQTIYCRDELGFDDERFNVNGGAIAIGHPLGASGARLPVTLIHELQRRGGGLGLSTMCVGYGQGAAVEFRVPEQ; encoded by the coding sequence ATGAGCGACCGCCAGCCGGTTATCGTACAGGCAGTCAGGACTCCGCAGGGGAAACACGGTGGCGTCTACGCCGACACGGGGAGCGAGGAACTCTCGGTGCCGCTCGTAAACGAGATGCTCGAGCGGACGGGGCTCTCGGGCGCGGCCGTCGACGACATCAGGTGGGGCTGTGCCAAGCAGGTCAACGAGCAGAGCAACAATATCGCCCGCGTGATCGCGCTCCTCTCGGACCTCGGCGAGGAGGTTCCCGGCACGACCATCGACCGACTCTGTGCCTCCTCGGCGGAGGCGATCATGAGCGCCAGCGACGCGATTCGGGCGGGCCAGCGCGACGTCATCGTCGCCGGCGGCGTCGAGAACATGTCCCGCAACGAGCGCCGGAAGGGGATCGACTCCTACGCCGGGATCGCCGAGCAGTACGACGCGGCCGGGCTCGCGATGGGCCAGACCGCCGAGACGGTCGCCGAGGAGTTCGATATCGGCCGCGACGAGCAGGACGAGTACGGCGCTCGCAGCCAGCAGCGCGCGGTGGAAGCGACCGAGGCGGGAACATTCGACGAGGAAATCGTCCCCATCGAGACGGCCGACGGGACCGTCACCGAGGACGAAGGACTCCGTCCCGGCACGACCAAAGAAAAGATCGCCGGCCTGCCGCCCGCGTTCCGTGAGGACGGCACCGTCACCGCCGCCAATGCCTCGCAGGTCTCCGACGGCGCCGCCGGGGTCCTCATCACGAGCCGCGAGTTCGCTGAGGAACGGGGCCTCGAGATCATGGCCGAAATCGAGGATCACAACGTCGCCGGCGTCGATCCGACGGTGATGGGGATCGGCCCCGTTCCGGCGGTCCGCGGAATCTGGGAGCGAAACGGTCGCGACGCCGACGACTACGATCTCGTGGAACTCAACGAGGCCTTCGCCAGCCAGACGATCTACTGCCGGGACGAACTCGGCTTCGACGACGAGCGCTTCAACGTCAACGGCGGCGCGATCGCCATCGGTCATCCGTTGGGTGCCTCGGGCGCACGACTTCCCGTCACGCTGATCCACGAACTGCAGCGCCGGGGCGGCGGGCTGGGGCTCTCGACGATGTGCGTCGGCTACGGCCAGGGCGCGGCCGTCGAGTTCCGCGTGCCCGAGCAGTAA
- a CDS encoding acyl-CoA dehydrogenase family protein yields MAFQLSAEHEAIRDAVREFGENEMVPVAEEHDREHKYPEDLREKAAEYDFVAPNIPLEYDGAGMDKISSTIVTEELWRADPGIGSAVGSAGFGTDMIIEFGDEWMKEEWLPKIANGETASCSMISEPAHGSNVAGIETVAEKDGDEYVLNGNKMWITNGTVADVGVLMAKTSPDEGHRGITAFLVEMDRDGIKTEKITNKLGIRASDLAEVVIDDVRIPEENVIGEIDKGFYQLMEFFASGRTSVAAQAVGAAQGALDAAIEYANQREQFDQKISEFQAIQHKIAEMATKVEAARSLTYRAATQVEQNNQDVAAQYSSMAKLFASEISVEVADEGIQVHGGSGYVTDYPAERYYRDARITKIYEGTSEIQKNIIADQIL; encoded by the coding sequence ATGGCATTCCAGCTGTCAGCCGAGCACGAAGCGATCCGCGATGCCGTCCGCGAATTCGGTGAAAACGAGATGGTGCCGGTCGCCGAGGAGCACGACCGAGAACACAAGTATCCGGAAGATCTCCGCGAGAAGGCCGCCGAATACGACTTCGTCGCGCCGAACATCCCGCTCGAGTACGACGGTGCCGGGATGGACAAGATCTCCTCGACGATCGTCACCGAGGAGCTCTGGCGCGCCGACCCCGGTATCGGGAGCGCCGTCGGCTCCGCCGGCTTCGGGACGGACATGATCATCGAGTTCGGCGACGAGTGGATGAAAGAGGAGTGGCTGCCCAAGATCGCCAACGGGGAGACCGCCTCCTGTTCGATGATCTCCGAGCCGGCACACGGCTCGAACGTCGCCGGCATCGAGACGGTCGCCGAGAAGGACGGCGACGAGTACGTCCTCAACGGGAACAAGATGTGGATCACCAACGGGACCGTCGCCGACGTCGGCGTCCTGATGGCCAAGACCAGCCCCGACGAGGGTCACCGCGGCATCACCGCGTTCCTCGTCGAGATGGACCGCGACGGCATCAAGACCGAGAAGATCACCAACAAGCTGGGCATTCGCGCGTCGGACCTCGCAGAGGTCGTCATCGACGACGTCCGCATCCCCGAGGAGAACGTCATCGGCGAGATCGACAAGGGCTTCTACCAGCTGATGGAGTTCTTCGCCTCCGGCCGTACCAGCGTCGCCGCACAGGCCGTCGGTGCCGCCCAGGGCGCACTCGACGCCGCCATCGAGTACGCCAACCAGCGCGAGCAGTTCGACCAGAAGATCTCGGAGTTCCAGGCCATCCAGCACAAGATCGCTGAGATGGCCACCAAGGTCGAGGCCGCCCGCTCGCTGACCTACCGCGCCGCGACCCAGGTCGAGCAGAACAACCAGGACGTCGCCGCGCAGTACTCGAGCATGGCGAAGCTGTTCGCCTCCGAGATCTCGGTCGAAGTCGCCGACGAGGGCATCCAGGTCCACGGCGGCTCGGGCTACGTCACGGACTACCCCGCCGAGCGCTACTACCGCGACGCCCGCATCACGAAGATCTACGAGGGCACCAGCGAGATCCAGAAGAACATCATCGCCGACCAGATCCTGTAA
- a CDS encoding long-chain-fatty-acid--CoA ligase, which translates to MTNLVTDVGETVEANPDSAAIAYRGTELTYEEFWERAGRFAQALEDRGIGEGDRVGIYLPNLPQFVTAFYGTLRAGGIIVPMNPQYKAREISHMLGDSGAKAVVSLADLVPTVLEVQDDTDVEQVISVGGAADGATAFDDFLADDTKGIVDRADDDVAVQPYTSGTTGTPKGVLLTHHNLAFTTRANASVPPGGFQASDRLIGTLPLFHIYGMSVVMNGAMYSGGTYYPVPEWDAPTVMDQLEDDEITIMFAVPAMFNDMINQPDADEYEFEALRFANSGGSSLPLEVLDRFEELWGVQLNEGYGLTETSPVTHANTNENRRKGSIGQPLEGVEAKIVDDEFDEVPRVEEGPIDEEEADLHDITGELVIHGPNVMTEYYGLPEANEEAFTYEDGKRWFHTGDIGYWDEDNFFYVVDREKHMIVTGGYNVYPREVEELLFEHPDVADAAVVGVPDERRGETVKAFVVTTPDAEATPEDIKQYCLTNLAEYKHPREVEFVQELPRTTTGKVQKFELRDESDD; encoded by the coding sequence ATGACAAATCTCGTGACGGACGTCGGCGAGACCGTGGAAGCGAACCCGGATTCGGCCGCGATCGCGTATCGTGGAACCGAACTGACCTACGAGGAGTTCTGGGAGCGAGCCGGACGATTCGCGCAGGCGCTCGAGGATCGCGGCATCGGCGAGGGCGACCGCGTCGGCATCTACCTCCCGAACCTGCCGCAGTTCGTCACGGCCTTCTACGGCACGTTGCGCGCCGGCGGGATCATCGTCCCGATGAACCCGCAGTACAAGGCCCGCGAGATCAGCCACATGCTCGGCGACAGCGGGGCGAAGGCGGTCGTCTCGCTGGCCGACCTCGTCCCCACGGTCCTCGAGGTCCAGGACGATACGGACGTCGAACAGGTGATCAGCGTCGGCGGAGCGGCCGACGGTGCCACCGCGTTCGACGACTTTCTCGCAGACGACACTAAAGGGATCGTCGACCGCGCCGACGACGATGTCGCGGTCCAGCCCTACACGTCGGGGACGACCGGCACGCCGAAGGGCGTCCTGTTGACCCACCACAATCTGGCCTTTACGACGCGAGCCAACGCGAGCGTCCCGCCAGGGGGCTTCCAGGCCTCCGATCGACTCATCGGCACGCTCCCGCTGTTCCACATCTACGGCATGTCCGTCGTCATGAACGGCGCGATGTACAGCGGCGGCACCTACTACCCCGTCCCCGAGTGGGACGCGCCGACGGTCATGGACCAGCTCGAGGACGACGAGATCACGATCATGTTCGCCGTCCCCGCGATGTTCAACGACATGATCAACCAGCCCGACGCCGACGAGTACGAGTTCGAGGCGCTGCGCTTCGCTAACTCCGGGGGCTCGAGCCTGCCGCTCGAGGTCCTGGACCGATTCGAGGAGCTGTGGGGCGTCCAGCTCAACGAGGGCTACGGGCTGACGGAGACGAGTCCGGTCACCCACGCTAACACGAACGAGAACCGCCGGAAGGGGAGCATCGGGCAACCACTCGAGGGCGTCGAGGCCAAGATCGTCGATGATGAGTTCGACGAAGTTCCACGCGTGGAAGAAGGTCCGATCGACGAAGAGGAGGCCGACCTTCACGATATCACGGGCGAACTCGTCATCCACGGCCCGAACGTGATGACGGAGTACTACGGGCTGCCGGAGGCCAACGAGGAGGCGTTTACGTATGAGGACGGCAAGCGCTGGTTCCACACCGGCGACATCGGCTACTGGGACGAAGATAACTTCTTCTACGTCGTGGACCGGGAGAAACACATGATCGTCACCGGCGGCTACAACGTCTACCCGCGCGAAGTCGAGGAGCTCCTCTTCGAGCACCCCGACGTCGCCGACGCCGCCGTCGTCGGAGTTCCGGACGAGCGTCGGGGCGAGACGGTCAAGGCCTTCGTCGTGACGACGCCCGACGCCGAGGCGACGCCCGAAGACATCAAACAGTACTGTCTGACGAACCTCGCGGAGTACAAACACCCACGAGAGGTCGAGTTCGTGCAAGAACTCCCCCGGACGACGACCGGCAAGGTCCAGAAGTTCGAACTCCGCGACGAGAGCGACGACTGA